Genomic DNA from Candidatus Koribacter versatilis Ellin345:
AACGTGTCCTACTGGTGAGCGTGCCGTATGCATTGAAGGCCGCAGAGGCGGAGACGCTCGCGGGGCACGCGGCCGGTGAATTCGTGACGACCGAGAAACTGACGCAGACATTGCAGCAGGGGGGCGTCGTCGGGAGCAGTGTTGCCAGGTCGAATAGTGGTGGCGCCGTTGGGAATGTGGTTACGAATCTAGCTACCAACTTCACTGACAACACGACAAACCAGGTCGTCCTCGTGACGCAGAACGGAAGCGGCAACGGGCTGGTAGCGACGGCCAAGACTGGCAACGCATTGCAGGGAACAACTGCCGGTGCTGCTACCTATGGAGTGCTTGGTACAAATAGCGCGGCGAGTGGAACGGCGGTGGGAGTGCGCGGTTCTACGAACTCGCCGAGCGGTATTGCGGTCTATGGAACGTCGAACGCGGCCAGCGGCACCGGCACGGGCGTGAAAGGCGTATCGGCCTCGCCGAGCGGCTATGGTGTGTTTGGACAAAACAGCTCCACGACTGGAACGGCGGTCGGGTTCCGCGGATCTTCGGCGTCGACGGACGGCGTTGCGATCTATGGCACAGCGACATCCACTTCCGGAAAGACGAAGGGATTGATTGCTTCGGTGGCGAGTACGGATGGTATCGCGGCACTTTTCCAGAACACTGCGGCTTCGGGAAAACTGATCAGCGGGCAGTCCGGGCCGTCGAGCACCGAGGTGTTTTGGGTTGATAACGGGGGAAATCTTTCCGGCACTTCGCTCTCCGCAACGACTTCGGGCACTGCGATCTATGGCTCAAGCACCGGGTCGGAGGCGATCTACGGCTACAGCACCGCCAGCGTGGGAGTGTACGCAATTGGGTCCACGAGTGGCGTGTATAGCAGGTCTACGGGCAGTGGTGGCATTGGCGTCGAAGGAGTCGCCGGGACCTCCACGGGGAGCAATGGCGTAATCGGATACGGCGCGACCGGCGTTGCAGGCTTCGCGACCGTGGACGGAAGCGTGGGCACGTACGGAAATGCCGGCGCGAGCGCTGGAGGGCGCGGGGTGTGGGGGACGGGGGCTACCGGCGTGCTCGGAAGCACGAGTGTGAGCGGTGGGACCGGTCTTTACGGCGATGGAGGAAGTGGTAGTGGAAGCCAGGGAGTTTATGGGAAAGGTGCAACGGGCGTGAATGGCGTGTCGCTCGTCACCACCGGTGTTGGCGTGCATGGTAAGGGCAGCATCGGCGTGCAGGGAGAAGGTGATGGAACCGGATTGGATATCGGCGTCGACGGATTGTCTGCAACGAACGGTGGCGACGGCGTGTTTGCCTATAACGGCGCCGGCGGCGATGGAATCTACGCGGGAAGCGTTACCGGTTACGCCGCGTGGCTCGATGCGGACGTTCACGTGAACGGAGCGCTGAGCAAGTCGAGCGGATCGTTCAAGATCGATCATCCGCTGGATCCAGCGAACAAGTATCTGTACCACTCGTTTGTCGAGTCGCCGGACATGATGAATATCTACAACGGGAACGTGACGACCGACTCGAAGGGAATGGCGGTGGTAAAGCTGCCTGAGTATTTCGAAGCACTGAACCGCGATTTCCGTTATCAACTGACGGTGATCGGGCAATTCGCGCAGGCGATCGTGGGACGCGAGATTGCAAATGGAGAATTCACGATCAAAACCGATAAGCCGAATGTGCGGGTTTCATGGCAGGTGACGGGTGTGCGGCAGGATGCGTGGGCGAATGCGCACCGAGTGCCAGTGGAACAGGACAAGCCGGGAGTGGAGCGCGGGTCGTACCTGCATCCGGAGTTATTCGGGGCGAAGCAGGACAAGAGCGTGTACGCGGCACGGCATCCGGCGGTGGTGCAGCATCAGAAGGCGGTACAGGAGAAGGTGGCCGCGGCAACGAAGGAACAGTAGCGAAGTCCGGAACTGTTTTATTGTTGGAAAAGATGGAATAGGCGCGGGCGATGCTCGCGCCTATTTGTTTTGAGACTTCTAATGGCCTGAAGCGGACGCGGCAGAAGAGCCGTTGAATTCGAGGGTGGCGTTCTTGAAGAGGATGCCCTGAAGGGTGTCTCCGTCAAAGTGCAGCGCGCCGTCGTAATTCGATTTGGTCCCAGTCACGGTTGCGGGTACGGTCGCGAGAACTTTCTTGCCGCGAACGATGTTGGCGGTGACATTGCCCGTGCCGTCCCACTGAACCTTGTAATCGCCGGCGGGAATGGTGGTGCCGCCGACCGTGATGGTCCGGGAGAACGTAACGGATTGGGAATTTTTCGAGGCCGCGAAGAGTGAGAGTGGGGCGAGCAGCAACATCAGCGAGAGCACAGAGATCAACTTCGGTTTCATCTTCTTCGACTCCTTTGTGTGTATGCGGTGATCGGCCCGCATGGTGATTTGAGAGATGCAGGTCGTGCAACGATTCGTCGGGCGAGGGAAGTTGATGGGATGGGGTTGAGTGCGAGAGGGATGAACGTTGGGAAAGTGATCAATAGGGGCGAAAGCGCCTATTTGGAACGAATTTCGTGAGTGCTGAGCAGCCCTCAGGCAAGGCGAGCGATTCCCATCTCGTCACTCGCTCCGTCTAACCTTAAACATTCTTGCGTTGGGTGCCGATTGTTCCGGTAGAATCCTCCCGCCGTCCGGAAGGCGGGTCGGAGCGACGTCTGCTGGAATGGGCTGGAAGAGGACGGGTGGCGTAGAGTACGCTTCGTCCAAGCGGTAGCTTGTTGTTGGTAAGTGACTGATTGTATTTATAGTTATGCGCACTGCATCTTTTTGAGCGGTGCCTCATCTAAACTTGAGCATAAGTGACTCAAGGAGCAATATGGCGAACGAAGCTCACAATATTGAGCATACTGACCCGGAGTTTCGAGACGATTCCGCAGATGCCCGTACCCTGCCTCTGCTGCCCGTTCGCGACACCGTACTATTTCCCCATGCCGTGCTCCCGCTGACTGTTGGTCGCGAGAGTTCGGTCCAATTGATTAATTCCCTCGGTGAAGACAAGACGATTGTGGTGGTGGCGCAGCGTGAAGCGCGCGTGGATTCACCGCAGCCAAGCGACCTGTTTGCCATCGGCTCGCTGGCCGTGGTGCACAAGGTCGTAAAGATGCCGAACCAGAGCCTTTTCGTATTTGCGGAAGGCCTGGAGCGTGTGCGCGTCACTGAGTATGTGCAGCTCAATCCTTATATGCGGGCGACGGTGGAGACCGTTCCCGAGGCGTTTCCGCCGAAGAGTGCCGAGATTGAAGCATTGCAGCGCAATGTGCTGACGCTGTTCCAGCAAATTGTGACCGGATCGCCGACGTTGAGCGATGAGCTTTCGACCGTCGCGATGAACATTGAAGAGCCGGGACGATTGGTGGACTTCGTGGCATCGTCGTTGCCATCACTCTCCACCAAGGACAAGCAGGAGATTCTCGAGACTGCGGACGTTCAGATCCGGCTCGACAAGATCAATCAGCACCTGGCGAAAGAACTGGAAGTCCAGCAGCTTCGCAACAAGATCCAGAGCGAAGTGCAGGACCGCGTGCAACAGACGCAGCGTGAGTACTACTTGCGCGAGCAGTTGAAAGCGATTCAGAAGGAACTGGGCGAGCAGGACGACAGCACTCGGGATGCGGATGAACTGCGTGAGAAGGTCGAAGCCGCCGGCATGCCGGACGATGTGAAGAAGGAAGCGCTGAAGGAACTCGGCCGGTTGGCGCGGATGTCGCCGATGGCAGCGGATTATTCTGTGACGCGCAACTACATCGAGTGGCTGGCAGTGCTGCCTTGGCAAAAGTCGAGCGGCGCCGGAGAGATTGATATCCCGAAGGCGAAGGACATTCTCGACGAAGATCACTACGACCTACAGAAAGTGAAAGACCGCATTCTCGACTACCTTTCGGTACGGCGGTTGAAGCCGAACATGAAGGGGCCGATCCTGTGCTTCAGCGGGCCTCCGGGCGTGGGTAAAACTTCGCTGGGCAAGTCGATTGCGCGTGCGCTGGGACGCAAGTTCGTACGCATCTCGCTAGGCGGCGTGCACGACGAGGCGGAAATCCGCGGACATCGGCGGACGTATATCGGCGCGTTGCCGGGACAGATCATGCAGGGCATTCGTCGTGCCGAGACGAACGACCCGGTATTCATGCTCGACGAAATTGATAAGGTCGGGCGCGACTTCCGCGGCGATCCGTCGGCGGCATTGCTCGAGGCGCTCGATCCGGAGCAGAACAATTCGTTCCGCGACAACTACCTCGATGTGCCGTTCGATCTGAGCAAGGTACTGTTCATTACCACGGCGAACCAACTCGATCCGATTCCCGAACCGCTCCGCGACCGCATGGAGATCATCGACCTCCAGGGGTACAGCGAAGAAGAGAAAGTCCATATCGCGTTCCGTTACCTGATTCCGCGACAGGAAGAAGAGAACGGAATTACGAAGGACATGATCGAATTCAGCGAAGAGGCGGTGCGCCGGATCATCCGCCACTACACGCGAGAAGCGGGCGTTCGTAACCTGGAACGGAACATCGGAACGGTGTGCCGGAAGCTGGCCCGACGGATTGCGGAAGGGAAGACTGAGAAACTGGCGGTCACTCCACAGACGATCACCGAGATGCTGGGCGGCGAGAAGGTCCGCGTGGACACCGAAATCGCAGAGCGCACGAAGCGCGCGGGAGTTGTGGTTGGACTGGCGTGGACGCCGGCCGGCGGCGACATCCTGTTCGTGGAAGCGACGACGATGAAGGGCAAAGGCGGATTTACGATGACCGGCCAGTTGGGCGATGTGATGCGTGAATCCATGCAGGCAGCGTTGAGCTGGGTGAAGTCGAACGCGGGGAAACTCGGGATTGATGAAGAGTTCTTCGAGAAGCACGATATCCATATTCACGTGCCGGCAGGCGCCATTCCGAAAGATGGACCGTCGGCGGGCGTGACGATGGTGACGGCGTTGGTATCTCTGCTGACGGACAAGCCGTTGCGTCCGTTGACGGCGATGACCGGCGAGATCACGCTGAGTGGCAATGTCCTGCCGATCGGCGGTGTGAAAGAAAAGACGCTCGCCGCGAAACGCGCAGGCGTGAAGACGATCATCCTGCCATCGGAAAACAAGATGAACATGGATGAAGACCTGACGCCGGAACAACTGCAGGGAATCGAAGTGCACTACGTCAAGACGATTGATGAGGTGCTGGAGATCGCGCTGCCGTCAAACAAGGCGGAAGAGAAGCAGGATGCACGGACGCGGGCCGAAGTTTTGAACGAAGTGCCTGCGGTGTAAAACTTCCTATAGAAGTAGAAGAGAGGGCTGCCGAGAGGGCAGCCCTTTTTCTTGTGCGAGTTTAGAGGAAGGGTAAGAAAACAAGATCACCCTGTGGGGGTAACGAGAGAGGAGCGGGTGCAGTTCGTGCAACTTAGTTTGGGAGATCGCAGAGATAATAGAGCGAGAGCAATCAGACACCGCAAGGGAGCGGCTTCATGAGCAAATTATGGTTCGTCGTCTCCTTACCCACGCTCGAGAACGACTACCAACAACACCAGGCGAACCAGGCGGAGCGGACTGCCGCGAGACTTGGGCTTCGCGTGACGGTGATCGAGGCGAAGAACGACTCTATTACGCAGAGCCTGGAATTGCTGCGGTTCATCCAAGCGAAGGCGGAACGCCCGAATGCGATCATAGTTGAGCCGGCAGGAGGCACGGCCTTTCCGCAAGTGGCGAAGGCGGCCGTAGGCAACGGCATCGGTTGGGTGGTGCTCAATCGCGCAGCCGATTATATTCCGGAGCTCCGGAGGGGTTCGAATATACCGATATTTCATCTGGGGCCCGACCACGTGGAGATCGGACGGATGCAAGGAATGCAATTGGGTGCATTGCTTCCGAGGGGCGGGTCGGTACTGTACATCGAGGGACCGGCAACGAGTTCGTCGGCGCGGAAGCGGTACGAGGGCTTGCTGGAGACGATGCCACCCACCGTGCAACTGTTCCGAATGCGGGCGCACTGGACGGAAGACAGCTCCTACAAACTCGTATCGCGATGGTTAAAGCTTGCGACGTCGCGCGATGCCGGCATCCAGGTGGTGGCTGCGCAAGACGATTCCATGGCGATTGGGGCGAGGAAAGCTTGCGAAGAGCTGTTCGATGAAGAGGCGAGAGCGGCGTGGCTTGGGCTGCCGTTTCTCGGGTGCGATGGCGTTGAGGAGACCGGACAGGCGTGGGTGCGCGAAGGAAAGCTGCGGGCGACGGTGATCTCGCCGGCGAGCACGACCCTGGCCATCCAGATGTTACTGGCGTCGTTGCGGGATGGAGTGGTGCAGCCGGAACATTCGCAGACGAGGCCCTCGTCGTTTCCAGCGGCAGAGAGTTTGAAGCCGGTGTAACGAGCTCTTCGAACGGAAACAGGGCTGCCTCGCCGGGGCAGCCCTTGTTGTTTACGTTGAAACGCTATGGCGTTGCGGGTGCGGCACCGACTTGCGGGAGTGCTGGTTCACCGATCAGCATCTTCACTCGCGGCGTGCCGCTGAGGTTCGACGTGATTTTCAACGACGAGATACGGGCATTCGCCGGTGGTTGAGTGGAGGCGATGAGGCGGTCCCAGAGCGCGAAGGCAACGTTGGTGGCGATCTCGTCGAATTCGGCGAAGGCGGTTCCTAGTTTGCCCATGGCCTTCTGGAAATCCACGGGCGAGAGTTTGTGGTTGCTGGTCGAACGCAACATCGAGAAGAGTTTTGTGATTCCTGCGGCGAGCGTGTCTTCGTATTGATAGAGCGCGTAGAGGGTGATGAGGTCGGGCGAACTGAGCGAGATCTGGGTGTGCGGGTCGTTGACGCCGAACGGCGCGGGGCCGAGGGGGAAGGCGCCGGTGAAACTCTTGAGGCCCGGGCCGAGGTCCGTGTAGAGCTTGTAACCGGAGTCAGAGGCATAGACGCGCGCGATCTGCGCGTTGTGCGGCGTGTTCTGCGGGTCCCACCAGGTTACGAAGACGGTTTGACGGGCCGCGGCACGGAGTTGCGCTTCGTTGAGCGTTGCGGAGAAGAAGCGGGTAAGCGCGTCTTCGTTATAGCGAACTTCGTAGTCCACCTGGACGTCGCCGAAGTCGTCGTTGTTATTCGTATCTTTTTTTGATTCGAGATAGGGTGCGAGGCCCTGTGCGGTGGCGCCGGCCTGCACGAGATCGAAGGCAGAGGCAAAGCTGAGGAGATGCGTGAGCCGCGCCAGCGAGGTGTTGGTATGGCTTTCGAGGGTGAGGCTGTAGGAGACGGCGAACTGGCTCACTGTATCGACGAGATATTGGTGGTCGTCTTTGCCGAACTGCGGCGGAGTGTCGATGGTGCCGTGCGATTCGCCGAGCAGACGGAGCAGGAAGTTGGAGTGCATCTCCTGCTGGTTCACGGTGACATCGCGAGCTTCCTTCATGGTGACGTTGGTGAAGACGGTGAGCGCACCGTTGTCTCCGGGCACGATGTTTTGATCGAGCGAAGTCAGAAGGGTGGTGCAGGACTGGTAATTCCAGTTGAGGTGCCATCCGGCAACGTTGAAGGTGAGGATGTTCTGCTCGGTGAGCGCGCGGTGGAGTTTGCCGCCGAGGATACGAACGACTCCGGGCTGGTATCCACGGAGGACCTGGGTGAAGTCGCCGACAGCCGCGGCGCAGAGGAGCTTGCGGCCGTTCGCGGTGCCGAGATTGAGTTGCACGTCGAGGAGCGCTTCCTGTTCTGCGGTGCGCGAGTAGGCGGCGTGAAGACTGAGCGAGGCGGTCTGCTGGAGCGCCTGAGAGAACTTCTCGTAGATGGACTGTTCGTGGGCGCTGAAGTTTTGCAGGCCTTTTAGAACTTTGCCGAATCCAGTTTGGTCGAGCTTGTCGATTGTGGTGCCGATGATGCGTTCGACGAGGCCATTCAGCTTGGTATCTGCGAGGTTCTTGAGATCGGCGAGGCTGCCGATACCGTTGAGCTTCTCCATGAAGCCGTCAATTCCGAAGAGCGATTTAGCCTGGGTAATCCACTTGCGGATGAGATCGTGGGCGTTGTCCTGGATTAGGGAGAGTGCGTCCTGGACGCGACTGTTGAACACGGCAAGAAGGTTGGTGATGGGGTTGCCGTTGGCGTCGGAGAGACCGACGGTGCCGAGGATCCAGGAGAGGGGATCGCCGCCGGTGAGTTCCTCGATGATAGGAACGACGGAGTTGTCCGAGAGTTTGGCCTCGAGATCTTTCAGCGAGGTGAGGTCCTGGAGCTTGGTCAGAAGGTTGGTGAGCGGGACGGCGCCCATGTCGAAATATTTGTCGAAGAGATTGATGGCCGTGGTGTCGAGGTTGTTGTAGCTCTGGACGATTTTGTGAACGTCGCCGAGCAGGGCGTTGAGTTCGGTCTGACTGAGAAGGTTGAAAGCTTTGTTGGTCCACTTGGAGAGGAATTGCTCGGAGAGCGTGTCGAGCGTGTTCTTCAGGGTATTGGGGTCGGCGTTGTCGAGAATTTTGTCGGCCCAGTTGAGCCAGCTCTTGGCGTTGGTGCCGAGCAGTGCACCGAGGAATTCTTTGGCGGTGCCGGGCAGACCACTGGTGTCGGAGGTGATGCCGACATTGATGTCGGCGGCGAAGGAAAGTGTGTCGCTGTGTTTCTTCTGCACGACGACACGTGCCCAGTCCGCGACGGGATTGCCGGTGTCAGGATCCGTGACGCCGGTGACTTCGACGGAGTATCGGCCTGCAATGGCTGCCTGAACGCCGAGCTTGCCGAGGATGCTGAAGTCATAGTGCTCGGAGAGGAGCAGGTTCGCGATGCTGAAGTCGTGGGTGCCTTTCATCTCGTAGCCGGCAGAGATGTCGGCGGCGAGGTTCACGTAGCCATCGAACTCGTAGTAGATGGATTCGCCCGGTGCGGGGGGAGCGGAGAGATTCGATGGGGCGCGGAGGTTGGCGAAGAAATCTTTCAGGACATCAGCCAGTATCGTGGCGCGAGGGTAGGCGCGGGAGAACCAAAGTTCGCCGGAGGCTTCGGCTTCGATGGAGGCGTCGGCACTGAGCACGCCGTAGCTGTAAGAGCCGGCGGCTCCGGCTTTAGCGTGTGCGGCAATGTCGAGGGCGAGGATGAGGCTGTCGGGATGGTTCTTGAGGAAATCACCGACGCCGTGGGCATCGAGCGAGGCGCCGGGAGAAAAATAGGCGTCTAGAGACGCACTAATGCCGGCGTCAATGCTGAGGTTCACATTTTGCGATGCACCGAACTTAAACGGCGGCGCGCCTGCCACGCCGAACGAAGCCGTGGCAATCTCGGTGGTATTGCTAGAGGGATTGATGGGATTGAGCAGCGCCGGAGCACTCTGGTCGAGGCTCAGGTTGATGTTTCCGGAGATGCCATTGCCGAAGGGAAGGTCGTTCTTGCTAAAGGTCAGGGGAGGCACAGGGTGAATCCTTTCCAGAGGAGTCTTCAGGCGAGCAAGGAAGTGCTTTGTACCACGGTTTCCACGCGACTTGAGGCGTTCTTTAGGGCAGTGTCCTAAGTCGCGGGAGCTGCGGGCGACTAGGCGATGTGGTCGTCGGGAGCGCCAGCGGCTTTTGTTTTTGGTCCGGAGGTGGGGTTGCCTCCTGGTGGCGCGGATTCGGAGGAACTGGAGGGTGGGAAGAGGAAGTTCCTCGGCGAGCGGAAGAACGATCTCAAGCTGAAGCGCCAGAGTTTGCGGCGCTCTTTCTTCGAGACACCGTAGGCGTTCAGTGCGACGGAAGCGGCGGTAAAGAAACTCACCGTAAGGTTCAGTATGAATGTGACGGTGATTCCGTAAAGGGTGTAAAGGAACCAGCCACGGTAGAGCCAGTCGCGTCCGAAGCTGGCGGCAGCGAGCGCGAGAGTACCGGCCGAGAGGGTTACGTGGCGGACGTCGAGCGGGACGCCAAGGAAGCGGCCGAGCGCGGGCGTGAAGCCGAGGAGGTAGCCGAGGACGATGCTCGACGCCCATCCGGAGAGATTGACTTCAACATAATTGGCGAAGCGAGTCATGCGCTCGCGACCGAAGAATCGGCCGAGGGAATGATGCGCGATGGCGCTGGGAATCTGGTTGAAGGTGGCGAAGTTTTCGATCCAACCGCCCGCGAGCGCGGAGATCCAGAGGATGAGTCCGGTGATGATCGCGAAGACCGCGGTGCCGGAGGCGACGGGATTCAGCGTCTTGTAAACCTCTTCGGCGCTTGAGACCGTGAGAAATGGACTCGCGTGAAGGCGATACCAGATCCTTTCGAAGATGATGCAGCCGATGCAAACAGCGATGAGGTTGCCAAAGGCTGAAGCTAGCTGGCTGCGCGTGATCCGGCTTACGAAGTCGGCGATGCGCTGCTTGCGGGCTTCGCCGCGGGTGGTGCGCACGATGCCGGCAAAGGTGGCGGCGGTGACGGATGGCTGTTTGGTGGCGAGTGCGAGATGAAATTGTTGGAGCAACAGGAAGCTCACAGCGTAGTTGGTGCCGGCGGTGATGCCTTCCACAAAAGGCGGAAAGTGTGCGGCGTGAAGGCGCAGCTTAATGGCCGCTGTAAACACCGTGAGCGCGCCACCGCCGATGGATGCGATCCAGAGCTGTTTGTATTCGCGGAGAGTATTCGCGATGTAGTGTTCGCCGGTCTTGCCGGTACGTTCGACGATCTTGCGCGCGAGCAGGGCAGAGTTTTCGCGGAAGAGACCACTGATGCTGAGGTCGCTACGGCGGGCGCTCATTACGTCGTCGAGGAGGCGCTTGACGGCTTCGATCTGCTGATGTGGTTCGGCGACGAAGAGGACGTCAGCAATGTGTTCCATCCGAACCAGAGCGCGTTCGATGTTGCGCATGTCGAAGACGAGCGCCGTGCTCACGCCGGCGTCTTCCATGCGCTGGTGGATGTATTCGAGTTCGTCGCGGCAGAACTGCACCTGGTTGCGCCACAAGAGCAGCGCGTTGGGATCGCCCTTGGCAAGTACGACGGCGTTGGCGGTCTGCTGGAGACGGTAGAAGGGAGAGGCTTCGATGTCGCCAGGGCGGCTGCGGGCGCGAAGTCCGGGCGAAAGTCCCAGGCCCGCGACATGCACGGTGAGCAAACGAAATGCCTGGATCAGTTCGTTGCGCTGCTTCTGCCAGGCGTCGGAGTCGTTAATCGGGGCAAGCAGACGAGCGATGTGTTGAAACTCTTCGTCCGGCCACGCGAGCAGGCGCCCGATGCTGTTGGCGTTGGGATAGAGACGCGAGATGAATTTCGAGAAATCGCTCGCATCTCCGGCGAGAGGGAAAACCTTTTCGAGCGAACGGCGAAAGAACTCGGACCAGAAACTCTGCCGCGGGTGAAGGCCGGCTTCGGCGAAGAGCTCGACCGTGTCTATACCATTGAGGATGTCGCGGATGCCGAACTGAAATTGGGCGCGGATCGCCGGCCGGGCGTCCATGAGTTCCAACAAAGAGAGGACCCGTGCTTGGCGAGATGCATCTGAATGTGGTGCGTCGAGCCATTCTTTGATGGTGACGAAGGCATCGAGGCGAGCAGCGAGGGTAGGGGCGAGGAAAAACTCAGAGAGCCGCTTGCCGAGTCTGACGCCGTCGACGGCGGGGTCGTGAGCGAAATAAAGCTCGACCTGGGCGATGATGTCGTTTGCGTCTGTCGAGGGAATGGGCGGGCTGGAGGACATGGCCGTGGGCGCTAGTTTGCAGGAGCGACGGGGATTTCACAAGCGGGGAGCCGATGTTCGTGGTTAAGCGCGGGCATCGTGAAAGCCAAAAAGAAGGCGCATTTAGAAACGAAGCGAGACTGTCACTTTCTCCAGTTTCGCGAAGTCAGCCATTGGGACTAAAGTGGCGGGCGTCGACGTGCGCCCCGCCGAACAGGAGCTCAGCCATGAACAAGCGCGTACTGAAAATTGCAGGCATCGTCGTTGGCGTCATCCTGGTTATTCTGATCGCGATTCCGTTGTTCGTGAATGTCGAGACATTCCGTCCAAAGATTGAAGCGTCGTTGAGCGAAGCGCTCGGCAGAGAAGTGAAGCTGGGGAAGATGAGCCTCTCCATCTTCAGCGGCAGCCTGAGCGTGGACAACATCTCGATTGCAGACGATCCGGCGTTCAGCAAGGCACCGTTCGTCAGCGCGAAATCATTGAAGATTGGCGTGGAATTGGGAGCGCTGATCTTCTCCAAGCAGATCAAGGTCACTGGCTTCAAGTTGGAGAAGCCGGAGATCATGCTGCTCAGCGCGCCGAACGGGACGTGGAATTTCTCCACGCTGGGGGCAAAGAACGCACCGAAGACAAGCCAGGCTTCGTCGGGCGCGCCGTCGGACGTCACGATCGCGCACCTATCGATTGATGACGGCAAACTGACCGTAGCGAAGGCGAATTCGTCGGCGAAGGCACAGGTGTTCGACAAACTGGATGTGAAGGTCAACGATTTCTCGATGGCCTCACAATTTCCGTTCGAGGTAAGCGTCGACTTGCCGGGCGGCGGCGATGCGAAGATCACGGGAAAGGCCGGGCCGGTCAACCAGCAGGACGCAGCGAAGACGCCGTTCGATGCGAAGCTCAAGGTCAACAAGCTCGATGTGGCAGCATCGGGATTTGTGGATGCGTCCACAGGTATTGGCGGGATTGTTGGGCTGGAAGGAACACTGAGTTCCAACGGCACGCAGGCGAAGGGTGCGGGTGAAGTCACGATGGCGAAGGCGAAACTATCGCCAAAGGGAACACCTGCGCCGAAAGACATCACGCTGAAGTACGCACTCACCGCGGATTTGGAGAAGCAGAGCGGAAACGTATCTCAAGGCGATATCG
This window encodes:
- the lon gene encoding endopeptidase La — its product is MANEAHNIEHTDPEFRDDSADARTLPLLPVRDTVLFPHAVLPLTVGRESSVQLINSLGEDKTIVVVAQREARVDSPQPSDLFAIGSLAVVHKVVKMPNQSLFVFAEGLERVRVTEYVQLNPYMRATVETVPEAFPPKSAEIEALQRNVLTLFQQIVTGSPTLSDELSTVAMNIEEPGRLVDFVASSLPSLSTKDKQEILETADVQIRLDKINQHLAKELEVQQLRNKIQSEVQDRVQQTQREYYLREQLKAIQKELGEQDDSTRDADELREKVEAAGMPDDVKKEALKELGRLARMSPMAADYSVTRNYIEWLAVLPWQKSSGAGEIDIPKAKDILDEDHYDLQKVKDRILDYLSVRRLKPNMKGPILCFSGPPGVGKTSLGKSIARALGRKFVRISLGGVHDEAEIRGHRRTYIGALPGQIMQGIRRAETNDPVFMLDEIDKVGRDFRGDPSAALLEALDPEQNNSFRDNYLDVPFDLSKVLFITTANQLDPIPEPLRDRMEIIDLQGYSEEEKVHIAFRYLIPRQEEENGITKDMIEFSEEAVRRIIRHYTREAGVRNLERNIGTVCRKLARRIAEGKTEKLAVTPQTITEMLGGEKVRVDTEIAERTKRAGVVVGLAWTPAGGDILFVEATTMKGKGGFTMTGQLGDVMRESMQAALSWVKSNAGKLGIDEEFFEKHDIHIHVPAGAIPKDGPSAGVTMVTALVSLLTDKPLRPLTAMTGEITLSGNVLPIGGVKEKTLAAKRAGVKTIILPSENKMNMDEDLTPEQLQGIEVHYVKTIDEVLEIALPSNKAEEKQDARTRAEVLNEVPAV
- a CDS encoding substrate-binding domain-containing protein codes for the protein MSKLWFVVSLPTLENDYQQHQANQAERTAARLGLRVTVIEAKNDSITQSLELLRFIQAKAERPNAIIVEPAGGTAFPQVAKAAVGNGIGWVVLNRAADYIPELRRGSNIPIFHLGPDHVEIGRMQGMQLGALLPRGGSVLYIEGPATSSSARKRYEGLLETMPPTVQLFRMRAHWTEDSSYKLVSRWLKLATSRDAGIQVVAAQDDSMAIGARKACEELFDEEARAAWLGLPFLGCDGVEETGQAWVREGKLRATVISPASTTLAIQMLLASLRDGVVQPEHSQTRPSSFPAAESLKPV
- a CDS encoding site-specific recombinase, with translation MSSSPPIPSTDANDIIAQVELYFAHDPAVDGVRLGKRLSEFFLAPTLAARLDAFVTIKEWLDAPHSDASRQARVLSLLELMDARPAIRAQFQFGIRDILNGIDTVELFAEAGLHPRQSFWSEFFRRSLEKVFPLAGDASDFSKFISRLYPNANSIGRLLAWPDEEFQHIARLLAPINDSDAWQKQRNELIQAFRLLTVHVAGLGLSPGLRARSRPGDIEASPFYRLQQTANAVVLAKGDPNALLLWRNQVQFCRDELEYIHQRMEDAGVSTALVFDMRNIERALVRMEHIADVLFVAEPHQQIEAVKRLLDDVMSARRSDLSISGLFRENSALLARKIVERTGKTGEHYIANTLREYKQLWIASIGGGALTVFTAAIKLRLHAAHFPPFVEGITAGTNYAVSFLLLQQFHLALATKQPSVTAATFAGIVRTTRGEARKQRIADFVSRITRSQLASAFGNLIAVCIGCIIFERIWYRLHASPFLTVSSAEEVYKTLNPVASGTAVFAIITGLILWISALAGGWIENFATFNQIPSAIAHHSLGRFFGRERMTRFANYVEVNLSGWASSIVLGYLLGFTPALGRFLGVPLDVRHVTLSAGTLALAAASFGRDWLYRGWFLYTLYGITVTFILNLTVSFFTAASVALNAYGVSKKERRKLWRFSLRSFFRSPRNFLFPPSSSSESAPPGGNPTSGPKTKAAGAPDDHIA
- a CDS encoding AsmA family protein, with protein sequence MNKRVLKIAGIVVGVILVILIAIPLFVNVETFRPKIEASLSEALGREVKLGKMSLSIFSGSLSVDNISIADDPAFSKAPFVSAKSLKIGVELGALIFSKQIKVTGFKLEKPEIMLLSAPNGTWNFSTLGAKNAPKTSQASSGAPSDVTIAHLSIDDGKLTVAKANSSAKAQVFDKLDVKVNDFSMASQFPFEVSVDLPGGGDAKITGKAGPVNQQDAAKTPFDAKLKVNKLDVAASGFVDASTGIGGIVGLEGTLSSNGTQAKGAGEVTMAKAKLSPKGTPAPKDITLKYALTADLEKQSGNVSQGDIGIGKASARLTGVYSTHGDVQSLNMNLNAPNMPVDELEAFLPAMGVTLPSGSKLEGGTLSADLAINGPLDKLVITGPVKLSNTKLAGFSATSKLSALSAFGGKVPQSPDTTIQNASLNARVAPEATKLDAINVVAPSLGTVTGAGTISPAGALDFKMQADMKATGAIAQQAGVGGMNGPIPFSIQGTTSNPTFVPDAGAIASSVAKSAIQKQLGDKSGITSLFGKKKSK